From candidate division WOR-3 bacterium, one genomic window encodes:
- the pruA gene encoding L-glutamate gamma-semialdehyde dehydrogenase, whose amino-acid sequence MLPKFSNEPYLDFSVPENAQRMQKAIAALKEKSGAEYEIIIGGKRLKTKEKFQSFNPSDKKPVGTFQQATVKEAEAAVKAAWQAFEEWRFVPAIERASIFLRAARIMRQRRFEFDAAMVLEVGKNWVEADADFAEAVDFLEFYSREAIRYDAPCGVTPYPGEIQEVRYIPLGVGLVIPPWNFPCAIMAGMTTAAAVSGNTVILKPASDAPLIAALFMECLEEAGLPAGVVNFLTGPGSTVGNYLVEHPKTRFISFTGSKDVGLRIVEAAGKTVPGQIWIKRVVAEMGGKDCIIVDSEADLNSAVEGVVVSAFGYQGQKCSACSRLILDAKIHDEFLDMLIPRIKKIKVGPVEVQENWMGPVINQGAFRKIMEYISLGKKEGKLLCGGKGDDREGYFIQPTVFADVKRSARIAQEEIFGPVLAVIKARNFTDALDIANSTEYGLTGALYTRNREKILRAKREFHVGNLYFNRKCTGALVDVQPFGGFNMSGTDSKAGGRDYLLLFLQAKSMTERF is encoded by the coding sequence ATGTTACCGAAGTTTAGCAATGAGCCGTATCTTGATTTTTCGGTGCCCGAGAATGCCCAGAGGATGCAAAAAGCAATTGCGGCACTGAAAGAAAAGTCAGGCGCTGAGTATGAGATAATTATCGGCGGAAAAAGGTTGAAGACAAAGGAGAAGTTTCAGTCCTTTAACCCTTCGGATAAAAAGCCGGTCGGCACATTTCAACAGGCGACAGTAAAAGAGGCGGAGGCGGCAGTCAAAGCCGCATGGCAGGCGTTTGAGGAGTGGCGATTTGTCCCGGCGATTGAACGGGCGTCCATCTTTTTGCGGGCGGCAAGGATAATGCGGCAGCGTCGGTTTGAGTTTGATGCCGCAATGGTACTTGAGGTGGGCAAGAACTGGGTTGAGGCGGATGCGGATTTTGCCGAGGCGGTCGATTTTCTTGAATTTTACAGCCGGGAGGCGATAAGGTACGATGCACCCTGTGGGGTTACGCCGTATCCAGGTGAGATTCAGGAGGTGCGGTACATTCCGCTCGGCGTCGGGTTGGTTATTCCACCTTGGAATTTTCCCTGCGCAATTATGGCGGGTATGACAACCGCGGCGGCGGTCAGCGGCAATACGGTGATTTTGAAGCCGGCGTCGGACGCACCGCTGATTGCGGCACTTTTTATGGAATGCCTTGAAGAGGCGGGTCTGCCTGCGGGAGTGGTTAACTTTTTGACCGGACCAGGTTCCACAGTCGGGAATTACCTTGTTGAACATCCGAAGACCCGTTTTATCTCCTTCACCGGGTCAAAAGATGTTGGTTTAAGAATTGTGGAGGCGGCAGGAAAAACGGTGCCGGGTCAGATATGGATAAAGCGGGTGGTGGCAGAGATGGGCGGTAAGGACTGCATTATCGTTGACTCAGAGGCGGACCTGAACAGTGCGGTTGAAGGGGTCGTGGTTTCGGCTTTTGGATATCAGGGCCAGAAATGCTCCGCCTGTTCAAGGTTAATCCTTGACGCCAAAATTCACGATGAGTTTCTTGATATGCTCATACCCCGAATCAAGAAAATCAAGGTGGGCCCGGTTGAGGTTCAGGAAAACTGGATGGGTCCGGTGATAAATCAGGGCGCCTTCCGAAAGATTATGGAGTATATCAGTCTCGGAAAAAAGGAAGGCAAACTGTTGTGCGGCGGTAAGGGTGATGACCGTGAGGGGTATTTTATCCAGCCGACGGTTTTTGCCGATGTTAAGCGGTCGGCTCGTATTGCCCAGGAGGAGATTTTTGGACCGGTGCTGGCGGTGATTAAGGCGCGAAACTTTACCGACGCGCTGGACATCGCCAACTCCACCGAATACGGTTTAACCGGAGCGCTCTACACCCGAAATCGGGAAAAGATTCTGCGGGCGAAAAGGGAGTTTCATGTCGGCAATCTTTATTTCAACCGTAAGTGCACCGGTGCCTTAGTTGATGTCCAGCCGTTTGGTGGTTTCAACATGTCAGGCACGGACTCCAAAGCCGGAGGCCGCGATTACCTGCTGCTTTTCCTCCAGGCAAAGTCGATGACCGAACGGTTTTAA